The window CAGCCAATACTATCAAACATCACAATATCCCCAAAAACAGGCACTCCAGATACAGAATTCACGTTCAGAATAACCTACTCAGATGCGGATGGCGACGAGCCCGCTTATATAAGGATAGTAATTGATAATGTGGCTTATAACATGACAAAGGTTGAGGGCTATTACGTTACTGGCGCTATCTATGAGTATAAAACAAAACTCAGCGCTGGAAAGCATGAGTATAAATTTGAGTGTGATGATGGCTCTGGTGAGATAACAAGTTTTACAAGCACAACTACAGAAACACTAAATGTTGAAGAAAAACCTATTCATTACTTAATTTACTTGATAATTGCGCTAATAGTTTTGATAATAATTATAGTCTCAATTGCTGCTTGGCTCAAGAAGAAAAAGCAGAAATAAAAATGGTGGCATATCAATCTTTTAGAAACTCTTATATTAAACGAGATTTATAACAATAAACAGGAGTATGGTAACGATAGAGTCGGTTTACGAAGAGTTAAATTCTGTAAAGAAAGAGCTTAATGAGCTAAAAAATATGCTGATTAAAATTGCACGCCCACCTTTGCATAGAAAAATCGTATCACTTAAAGGTTTGCTGAAAGGAATCTCAGTTAAAGATGAAGATATTAAGGAAGCAAAGAAATCTTTGTTTAAGAATGCGGGTAGCTAAATGTTCTACGTTACAGATACACACCCTCTTCTCTGGTATTTAACTGATGATGAAAGATTAAGCTCTTCTGCAAAAGAAATTTTCGATAGAGCTGAGAAAGGAGAAGAAACTATTATAGTGCCGACAATAGTGCTTGCAGAATCTTTTTACACAACCAAAAAATATCATATGGACATTAAATTTCGTGAGGTTCTAGATAGATTAGAAACAGGCTGGAATTATCAGCCGTATCCGTTAGATCTAGAAATTATCAAAGCTATACAAAATTTAGATAAATTGCCTGAGTTACATGACAAGATAATTGTTGCTACTGCACGAAAGCTAGAGGCGAAATTAATAACTAAAGATGAGAAGATCGCAAGCGCTCAATATGTAGAAATCGTTTGGTAAGCGCATTTTCAATCACCGTTTGGCTCAAGAAGAAGTCGAAATCCACATAACCCAGCTAGTAGTAATTCATATACCTTTAAAGCGCTGGTAAATTTTACTTCTTTTTTCGATATAGAGAATATCGAGCAAGTTTTCCTTTCTTCTCCAATCGATAAGCGCTCTATATTTTCCTACTCTCAATTTGAAGAAATCTGTATCTTCCAGTGTTTCAAGAAAGTGCTCTGGGGTTTGTTTTGCCATCTCAATTTTTTCTATAACCCTAGCGGCAACCTAAGAGGGAAGTTTTTCAACTTGCTTGTAAGCCTTCTTTCGCCATCTAACTTCGAGGGGCATGTTTCAGCTTTTTTACAACTTCTTCATGATGGATGAATTCCCCTTCTTCCATTTCTTTCCTTGCTGCAGTTAGCTCAGCAAGTATCTCAGGCCTAACTCTTTCTTCAAACATTCTTCTGATGGCTTCTCTTATAAATTCTGACTTGCTGGAATACTTTCCTCTCTTCACTTCTCGCTCTACTAGCTGTATAAGTTTTTTTGTAAGTCTCACATTCACAGTTTCCATAGTATTGCGTATGTAATATACTTCTCTGTGCGTTGTCAGCGCTAATAA is drawn from Candidatus Thermoplasmatota archaeon and contains these coding sequences:
- a CDS encoding PIN domain-containing protein, giving the protein MFYVTDTHPLLWYLTDDERLSSSAKEIFDRAEKGEETIIVPTIVLAESFYTTKKYHMDIKFREVLDRLETGWNYQPYPLDLEIIKAIQNLDKLPELHDKIIVATARKLEAKLITKDEKIASAQYVEIVW
- a CDS encoding ribbon-helix-helix domain-containing protein encodes the protein MKLQLLSRLSRLNKSLLALTTHREVYYIRNTMETVNVRLTKKLIQLVEREVKRGKYSSKSEFIREAIRRMFEERVRPEILAELTAARKEMEEGEFIHHEEVVKKLKHAPRS